The genomic window atgttctccagagacgggatttgaacctgccgtttagtCCATCACTGCCGCAAGCCTGACCCGAGAACTTGGCCGTTCCTGGATGTCAGTGATTCCCTTTCCCCAACTCTAGCGCTCATCGATCTCTTTTCCTCTTGTgactaaacctttagattttagatgctaaaggattggccacagcgtgatttgtgggtaagatctgatctGTACATTGATccgggtctggggcttggtcctttgggatcgagggaacctttgttcttttactggggtgtttggttttcataaccatctgtccccataacgaggggcCCTGGTGGGGAtcctgggaaactggggtgtccGAGGTAACTGCTTGTGTGACGTGTGGTTAGCCAgcggggtgagaccaaagtcctctctgtctggctggtttggtttgccttagaggtggaaaaaccccagccttgggctatgACTTCCCTcttttaagcaatttgtcctgactTGGCACTCTCCACCAGAACCAGCCTATTACAGGGGCGTAGTCGgcaggatccacagaaccaggtcaattaaactttgggtcagaaccccacgctatccaaatttgaattttggtCTTGAGAGTTTGGTCGGTCAAAGAGCAGTTGCAATGGGTGAGCGAAGAACATACGAGGGCCTTGGCAAAAAAGCCCTGGAAGgtttgtgttcagaaaaggggataagCTTTAGGAAGAAAGCTACAAAGGAAGAACTGAGAGATCTGTTAGTGGCCAGTGATCAggaggcaggagcacagcccttaACCTGAGGCTACAGAGTGCGAAAGGCAACAAATAAACTGCAACTTGAGCATGAACGGACTCTAGCAGATCTTCGATTGCTAGAAAGAGAAGGTGCCGAGAGGGAAAAGGAAGCTGGCGAAAGGAAGAATAGAGCTCAACAGATGTAGCAGGAGACGGCCAGACTTCAGCTCCGAGTATTGGAAGAGCAGAGAAAGTCACCACCGCCTGGGGCTCCACTTCCCCACCGCCACGAGAAGAACGGGGAGAGGATGTGTCCCATTTGCAACGATACCGAGGACCTAGAGGAGTTTTTGTCTCCCTTTGAACGCCTCTGCAATCTGTACCGGATCCCCGATGCTCAGCGAATGCCTGTCCTGCCGACCAGGCCGACGGGGAAAGCCAGGGAGGTATTTAATGAATTGGGGGAACAAGAAGCCTTGGATTATGAGCGGTTTAAGGATTCTATGTTGAGGCGGTTCGGGTTACTCCCGCTTCTTACAGGGTCAAGTGTAGAAAGTTTAAGATGTCCAATGATGGTACTTTTGTAGAATGTGCTCATAAGCTGGTGggttttgttaaaaagtgggttGTGGGAGCCAAGGCGCAGGGGAGTTTTGAAAAACTGCTGGAGTTAATAACTTTGGAACAGTTCTTAGACCTTGTGCCTGACCGTGTGAGAGCCGCGGTGTGTGATAGGGACCCTGAGTCAGTCCTACGGGCTGCGGAGATTGCGGATGCCCATACGCAAAACAGGGCTCGGGAAGGGTATAAACTCCGGGGGGAAATTCATCACCGTTCTCCCCAGTTCAAGAGGAGAGAAGGATTTAAAAGTAAACCTGGCCCTGACTCTTATAAAGGAGCTCGTGTGGGCCCAGAGGGTAGGAACTCTCACCTCAAGAATAAACAGGTTGAATGCTATCACTGTGGTGTGCTGGGCCACATGAGACCAGATTGCCCAACCCTGAAGGGCGGCCCAAAACCAGCAGCCCCACACGCCAGGGCAAATGCTAATCCGGTTATTCTAAACTCACAGGCAAGCCACACAGAGCCCAGCGCTGGTGCCCCCTGTGCAAATGCTGTTTCTGTGGTCTCTGAAGAATTTGACCTTAAAACTCATATTAAAGCTAAAGATGGGAGAAATACTGCAGAGTTTATTAGCAGGGCAGAAGTGAATGGAGTGAGGTGTGTGGCATGGAGGGACCCCGCAGCAGACACCGCTTTGGTTAAAGCAAGTCTTGTCAGGGAGGAAGATTATTGGCCAGGCAAAAGTGTAACTGTGGTAGCCCTCTCTGAGGATTTGGTCAGGGTCCCTTTGGCTAAAATCCACCTTAAATGGAAGGGATTTGAGGGCACCATGGTTGTGGGAGTGAAGAATGCAATCCCTAAGGATCTTATGAGTGGAAATTACATTAAAGCTATGTGCGGTCAAGGGAACACAAACCAGGCGCAGGGGAGGATGAATCCTAAAGTTGGGTCTACggagggtttttccaaaaatttgTCTTTGGAAAGTAGCTGTTTGTCTGTGAGTGAAGTTTCTGACTGTCTGTCTAAtgtctcagaagtgaatctggagTTAGATAAAGAGCAGAATGAACTCATTGGTCAGGACAGTGTTTCTCAGGAGCAGATTAAAGTGGATGGCCAGGTGGAAGCCCTGCCTGAGGAAGGAAAGGGTGGATGTTTGATGGGGGATGGATTGGTGGCTAGTACAGCTTGTAAAAGTGAACCTGGAAAAGGATAACTGCGATTTGCTGGAAGTAGCTCAGGGTAGTGAGAAGAGCAGCAGTTTATcggtggggagtggcaaggtgcttggtaaggaaggtctggatgagcctaggcagccttgtgagctgatggctgtgtccagtcagcagggtggggaggcgaggagagtggaagacgagtgtccctggaccttacctgttagctggggggagaattgtgacagtgaaggaaacgtgcctgtgactgtcaggggtattgacttgcctatggagggagctaccctgatctccaagcagttgtctgtgaccagccttgtgtgctgggaccaggggaaagagatcccaagctgtgtgtctgggaaaggagaaagtgtgtccggctcttctttgtctgtggagcagacagaaggggcctttcagcctgtgatggttgagaatagtgcagttgtctcagagctggttctggattcagctaaagcccaggaagggaagtgtcctaagtttgtgtctgctcgggagaatggccctgtaactaggtcgcacaCAGTTAGTAAAAtctatgcaaaatcccagagcccagacaattctggtgcttgtattttgcctgttgctagtgtgtggctgggaaagggtggagcaactctgtctaatcagggtgagatcctagccagggcacaaggagagcatgaaggtgatgtgactgtgttacctactgagggtgtggaaacctgtagcaagaaggaaaagattcctgagcttgtgtgtggcaaagggaaggagaatgcttctgaccttttatctcggaagtctgtgagtttgcctgaaaggggattgtgtaggaatccgcctgatgggccagaggtaattctggatgtaagtgagacccagaaagagtctgttgttgctcaggaacgtgttcctctcgagcaagccctaggtaaagagggtaagggcagaatttctgtgaggggtgaattgttgcacagaaaagccctcgggaaaggaatcctcatggagtctttgcaagcagtttactgcaactgaagggtgtgaaagtgatttaatcaagaaagtttcagttcctaacagccagaaattttctgttgtgaatggatccactgactttcctgttgaaggatccagcgtggatagctttgagaaggtcttaGATGGAgggaaagctgttaagaaagttaaacagtcctctaaccaagtggctgtgtttggccagcttgttggggagagaAGGTTGTGGAgaaagggatgtctccatgctagttctgtaagtgaacagtctGTGGCCCAGGTCCAGAGGGAAGACTGGGgagctgagtctgcagagcagaacagctggGTAGTTAAACTCTCGAGAGCGCAGGGGATGGCAGGTCTGCTCTCCTCTCTGGACACTTTGGATAGGACTTTTAGTCTCTCAGTGAACTTAACATCTAGTTCCTTGTGGAAGCAGAGGTTGATAAGGGAAGGACCACAGAACTTGGAGTCTGGCTTGTTAGTGAAAATGGACGGTTTCTCTTTAAGACAGAATCCAGCCTTGGGATCGGTAGCAAGGATCTGAAAACTGGTGAACTGGCTCCTGTCTGAGGTAATGCAAATTACTTGGCTGGCAGGGAGAAGAAGGACTTGCAAATAGCTGTTACCACAGAGGGCACACCCAGTCAGCCAGTGAATTCTGTTAAGCAAGAGAAATCAGGGTTTGATCCTTCAGGACAAGGGGGAAAGAGAGACCTTAATTTTGCAAAGGAAAGCCACAGGCTGACCCTAAAAGGCCCAAACCCCAGTGGTATTGAGCCAAAGGTGTGACAGAAATGATTGTAAATGGACACTTGCAATGAATTTGTTGTTATTGCTCATGGTAATTCTTGTAACTAATGTGTTGCTATtaccaaaaactgtaaaaatgtccaatgtgctgtgacagggtcgggccagatggctacaggagagtaatagaaggcagatatattagccccaggttaagtaggtcccttttcgctgggtaagataacagggaaggttccagaacaatcaggaaccttctggagaccattaaAATGACAGGCTGagtagaacacctgcagccaatcaagaagctgctagaatcaattaaggcaggctaatcagggcacctgggttttaaaaaggagctcacttcagtttgtggtgtgcgtgtaaggagctgggagcaagaggcactaggagctgagagtgagaacgcggactgttggagaactgaggtgtacaagcattatcagacaccaggaggaagatcctgtggtgaggataaagaaggtgttgggaggaggccaaggggaagtagcccagggagttgtagctgctGCACAgatgttccaggaggcactctagacagctgcaatccacagggccctgggctggaacccggggtagagggcgggcctgggctccccgcaaatcctcccaactcctggtcagacacaggaggagtcgacctggatggtgggttcagaaaaatggccaagctgagggctgccatgaagctccaaggcgagcaaatccgccaagaagcgcaagacccaccaaggcaaagcaggaactttgtcacagtgccaAATCTTTGGGAAAATCCCTCGAATATGTTAAAAGTGATACATAAGATCACACTTTGTGTGAAAAGGCCTTGTTATACTGATGTTGATATACTGATGCCTCTACACAGTCTTGGAACTTTTCACAAGGGAAAAGACATTCCAGACCTGATGGgctgtatgaaaagggaaactgaggcacatgacCATATTGCTTACAcggctaaatgccaagattcctaTACCATGAGCAACATTAATACCTACATTGACTTGATATTAATTGGGTTTCAGACGTTTGCCAGAGCTTGTATGGATAAAGGAGCGAGgttctttagctcttggcaagatcacaagagacatacaggaaccatgctgcaagagcagatccaatccacGATTGTTCAAACCAAGTTTTGCCTTGAGTTTGTAAAGAAATTGAAGCATGTTATTGAACGTGACTTTGATAAACCATTTCTGGTATACCCTGGTACGGCTTTAACCCAATACTGGCCGCAGTAAGACTGAACCAAGGATGGGGAGCTCTTCGGATGCAGTCAGGGATGTttgtgtcatcccttcctgcatcaattTTGCGTTGgaggtgtgacgttattgacagaAACTGGGACCGTAGAGATCATTGTTGCAGCCAAGGTCCTCtcgtggcaccaaatcttgtataaaggggctCGAATGAGGTGTCTCAGACGAGGTGATGGCTGGCTGGTTAGGGTgatgctgtctgtctgtggggatCACTTTTCtggttgaagttatgaatattggctctgtccTGTCTGCATTTCAAACGcgtgctctgcttctgggtgacGCCCCAGACACGTTGGGGTCAGCTCGGCcgagcctgctgggtggcccgTTGAGGACCCTCAGCGACGCACCTGACCCATGGAGAGCAGGCAGACACGCCTGGGCACTCAGCCAGGGGTGCCGGGACCTGCCCATGGACCGAACGCTGAGGGGTTTCCAGGCCGTGTGATGGGCAGCTTGGCCTTGGGAcacagaaagcagagaccacacgGCAAGAGAGTATACAGAGCAGCTGCGGCTCCTCCATCCTGTCTTCAGCCCTGCCTCTGGCCTCCGGAGGGACCTGGCTGCCCTGACGCTCTGACccaaggactgaaggacccctcccagctggggatgttctccagggacgggatttgaacctgccgtttagtCCATCACTGCCGCAGGCCTGACCCGAGAACTTGGCCGTTCCTGGATGTCAGTGATTCCCTTTCCCCAACTCTAGCGCTCATCGATCTCTTCTCCTCTTGTGACTAAACCTCTAGATTTTAGTTGCTAAAGGCTTGGCCACAGCGTGATTTGCGGGTAAGATCTGATCTGTACATTGGCCCGGGTCTGGGGCTTGGGCCTTGGGGGTCGAGGgaacctttgttcttttactggggtgtttggttttcatgACCATCTGTCCCCATGACGAGGGGCCCTGGTGGGGAtcctgggaaactggggtgtccgagggaattgcttgtgtgacgtGTGGTTAGCCAGcggggtgagaccgaagtcctctctgtctggctggtttggtttgccttagaggtgggaaacccccagcctggggcggtgactgccctgctcaaagcaaggtGTCCCGAATGGGCGCCTCTCCGtggggtcccgccagaaccagcctcatTACACCCCCCATCCAAttcccaccctctgcccccccacctcaGCTGGGGGCCCTTTGGCGAGGGCTGCGTCCGGCCAATGAGAGGCAGAGGCCGTTCCGCTGGGGTCCCAAGTACGTTGTTTATTGGGGGGGTCGCACACAGGGGctggcagggcagcagctgggagcagagttcGTGGGGGAACGCGGGGAGTGGGAGTAGCAGGGGTAAGGGGGGACAGTGGGGAGCAGTCAGCGCCCACCAGACCCGAGGCCACCAGTTGAAATGaggcggggggggcagggtttaGGGGCTGCAGCATTTGAAGTAGACGTCGTTCAGGGCCGTGTCGTCCCCCTTGCCCTGGGGGGCCTCCACCTTGGTGGCGATGGTGCAGATGCCCCGCTGGCCGCAGGAGCGGCTCTGGGGGCCCCACTTGCCCCAGCACCGTCCGTGCCCCTTCAGCTCCACCCCATCCGTGCAGACGAACTCGATGTTGTCGGCGGCCGTGTCGTCCTTGAGGCCCTGGCACGGCTCCACCCGCAGCCGGAACTGGGTTAGGCGCTGCCCAGAGGGGCATTTCATCACTGGGGTCCAGAAGCCCCAcctgggaggagagaaggggtcAGCTGGGTACAGGCCACAGGGGGTGCTGCTTTCCCGCCACCCCTCTGCCGCTCTGGGCTGCCCTAGTATCCCACTCCTGACACCACTAACCcactgtcactaccacgatccctcccctgccaccgctaacccactgtcactaccacgatccctcccctgccaccgctaaccctctgtcactaccacgatcccaccgctgccaccgctaacccactgtcactaccacgatccctccccagccaccgctaaccctctgtcactaccacgatcccaccgctgccaccgctaaccctctgtcactaccacgatccctctCCTGCCACCACTAACCCACTGTCACTACCAtgatcccaccgctaccaccgctaacccactgtcactaccacgatccctccccagccaccgctaaccctctgtcactaccacgatcccaccgctgccaccgctaaccctctgtcactaccacgatccctctCCTGCCACCACTAACCCACTGTCACTACCATGATACCACCGCTACCACCGCTAACCCACTGTCACTACCAtgatcccaccgctaccaccgctaacccactgtcactaccacgatccctccccagccaccgctaaccctctgtcactaccacgatccctcccctgccaccgctaacccactgtcactaccacgatccctcccctgccaccgctaaccctctgtcactaccacgatccctcccctgccaccgctaacccactgtcactaccacgatcccactcctccaccgctaaccctctgtcactaccacgatcccacccctgccaccgctaaccctctgtcactaccacgatccctccccagccaccgctaaccctctgtcactaccacgatcccacccctgccaccgctaaccctctgtcactaccacgatccctccccagccaccgctaaccctctgtcactaccacgatcccacccctgccaccgctaaccctctgtcactaccacgatcccacccctgccaccgctaaccctctgtcactaccacgatccctctCCTGCCACCACTAACCCACTGTCACTACCAtgatcccaccgctaccaccgctaacccactgtcactaccacgatccctccccagccaccgctaaccctctgtcactaccacgatcccaccgctgccaccgctaaccctctgtcactaccacgatccctctCCTGCCACCACTAACCCACTGTCACTACCATGATACCACCGCTACCACCGCTAACCCACTGTCACTACCAtgatcccaccgctaccaccgctaacccactgtcactaccacgatccctccccagccaccgctaaccctctgtcactaccacgatccctcccctgccaccgctaacccactgtcactaccacgatcccactcctccaccgctaaccctctgtcactaccacgatcccacccctgccaccgctaaccctctgtcactaccacgatccctccccagccaccgctaaccctctgtcactaccacgatcccacccctgccaccgctaaccctctgtcactaccacgatcccaccgctgccaccgctaacccactGTCACTACCAtgatcccaccgctaccaccgctaacccactgtcactaccacgatccctccccagccaccgctaaccctctgtcactaccacgatccctcccctgccaccgctaaccctctgtcactaccacgatccctcccctgccaccgctaacccactgtcactaccacgatcccactcctccaccgctaaccctctgtcactaccacgatcccacccctgccaccgctaaccctctgtcactaccacgatccctccccagccaccgctaaccctctgtcactaccacgatcccacccctgccaccgctaaccctctgtcactaccacgatcccacctctgccaccgctaacccactgtcactaccacgatccctcccctgccaccgctaacccactgtcactaccacgatcccactcctgccaccgctaaccctctgtcactaccacgatcccacccctgccaccgctaaccctctgtcgctaccacgatccctccccagccaccgctaaccctctgtcactaccacgatcccacccctgccaacgctaaccctctgtcactaccacgatccctcccctgccaccggtaaccctctgtcactaccacgatcccaccgctgccaccgctaaccctctgtcaccaccacgatcccacctctgccaccgctaaccctctgtcaccaccacgatccctcccctgccaccgctaaccctctgtcactagcacgatccctcccctgccaccgctaaccctctgtcaccaccacgatccctcccctgccaccgctaaccctctgtcactaccacgatcccacccctgccaccgctaacccactgtcactaccacgatcccacctctgccaccgctaacccactgtcactaccacgatccctcccctgccaccgctaacccactgtcactaccacgatccctcccctgccaccgctaaccctctgtcactaccacgatccctcccctgccaccgctaaccctctgtcactaccacgatcccacccctgccacctctaaccctctgtcaccaccacgatccctcccctgccaccgctaaccctctgtcactaccacgatccctccccAGCCACCGCTAACCCACTGTCACCACCataatcccacctctgccaccgctaacccactgtcaccaccacgatccctcccctgccaccgctaaccctctgtcactaccacgatcccaccgctgccgccgctaaccctctgtcactaccacgatccctcccctgccaccgctaaccctccgtcactaccacgatccctcccctgccaccgctaaccctctgtcactacctcgatcccaccgctgccaccgctaacccactgtcactaccacgatccctcccctgccaccgctaaccctctgtcactaccatgatcccacctctgccaccactaaccctctgtcactaccacgatcccaccgctgccaccgctaacccactgtcactacgacgatccctcccctgccaccgctaacccactGTCACCACCatgatcccacctctgccaccgctaacccactgtcaccaccacgatccctcccctgccaccgctaaccctctgtcactaccacgatcccacctctgccaccgctaaccctctgtcactaccacgatcccaccGCTGCCGCCGCTAACCCTccgtcactaccacgatccctcccctgccaccgctaaccctccgtcactaccacgatccctcccctgccaccgctaaccctccgtcactaccacgatccctcccctgccaccgctaaccctctgtcactaccacgatcccaccgctgccaccgctaacccactgtcactactacgatccctcccctgccaccgctaaccctctgtcactaccatgatcccacccctgccaccgctaatcctctgtcactaccacgatccctcccctgccaccgctaacccactgtcactaccacgatccctcccctgccaccgctaaccctctgtcaccaccacgatccctcccctgccaccactAACCCTCTGTCACCACCACGATcccaccgctaaccctctgtcactaccacgatccctccccagccaccgctaaccctctgtcgCTACCatgatccctcccctgccaccgctaaccctctgtcactaccacgatccctccccagccaccgctaaccctctgtcgCTACCatgatccctcccctgccaccgctaaccctctgtcaccaccacgatcccacccctgccaccgctaaccctctgtc from Natator depressus isolate rNatDep1 chromosome 28, rNatDep2.hap1, whole genome shotgun sequence includes these protein-coding regions:
- the LOC141978759 gene encoding vitelline membrane outer layer protein 1-like; amino-acid sequence: MDTSLHATLSLVLVCCLWGAWAQTKIEVTNGGIWGKWGQEETCPNKSFAIGFSMKVELPQLSGDDTALNGIRLICSNGRTIQSNVGPWGFWTPVMKCPSGQRLTQFRLRVEPCQGLKDDTAADNIEFVCTDGVELKGHGRCWGKWGPQSRSCGQRGICTIATKVEAPQGKGDDTALNDVYFKCCSP